One Pseudomonas tolaasii NCPPB 2192 genomic window carries:
- a CDS encoding ABC transporter substrate-binding protein — protein MKFTAKALLASTCMMTCMTLSAVSFGAQTLTIATVNNSDMIRMQKLSKTFETEHPEIKLNWVVLEENVLRQRLTTDIATQGGQFDVLTIGMYEAALWGAKGWLEPMKDLPASYDLDDVFPSVRDGLSVKGSLYALPFYAESSITYYRTDLFKDAGLTMPEHPTWTQIGEFAAKLTDKSKEQYGLCLRGKAGWGENMALITTLANGYGARWFDEKWQPEFNGPEWKDALTFYVDNMKKSGPPGASSNGFNENLALFNSGKCAIWVDASVAGSFVTDKTQSKVSDHVGFTFAPHEKTDKGTSWLYSWSLAIPTSSKAKDAAKVFTSWATSKEYSQLVAKTDGIANVPPGTRKSTYSDEYMKAAPFAKVTLESLKVADPTKPTLKPVPYIGIQLVTIPEFQAIGTQVGKFFSGALTGQQTVDAALTAAQTTTEREMKRAGYPK, from the coding sequence ATGAAGTTCACAGCAAAAGCTCTGCTTGCCTCTACCTGCATGATGACCTGCATGACCCTCAGCGCCGTCAGCTTTGGCGCGCAGACCCTGACCATTGCCACCGTCAACAACAGCGACATGATCCGCATGCAAAAGCTCTCGAAAACCTTCGAGACCGAGCATCCGGAGATCAAGCTGAACTGGGTGGTGCTCGAAGAAAACGTGCTGCGCCAGCGCCTGACCACCGACATCGCCACCCAGGGTGGACAGTTCGACGTGCTGACCATCGGCATGTACGAAGCTGCACTGTGGGGCGCCAAGGGCTGGCTGGAGCCGATGAAAGATCTGCCGGCGTCCTACGATCTTGACGACGTTTTCCCATCGGTGCGTGACGGCCTGTCCGTCAAAGGCTCGCTGTACGCCCTGCCGTTCTACGCCGAAAGCTCGATCACCTACTACCGCACCGACCTGTTCAAGGACGCCGGGCTGACCATGCCCGAGCACCCGACCTGGACCCAGATCGGCGAATTCGCGGCCAAACTCACCGACAAATCCAAAGAGCAATACGGCCTGTGCCTGCGCGGCAAAGCCGGTTGGGGTGAAAACATGGCGCTGATCACCACCCTGGCCAACGGCTACGGTGCACGCTGGTTCGATGAGAAGTGGCAACCGGAATTCAATGGCCCTGAATGGAAGGACGCGCTGACCTTCTACGTCGACAACATGAAGAAATCCGGCCCGCCGGGCGCCTCCAGCAACGGTTTCAACGAAAACCTGGCGCTGTTCAACAGCGGCAAGTGCGCGATCTGGGTCGATGCCAGCGTCGCCGGCTCGTTCGTGACCGACAAGACCCAGAGCAAAGTCTCCGACCACGTCGGCTTCACCTTCGCCCCGCACGAGAAGACCGACAAGGGCACCTCGTGGCTGTACTCCTGGAGCCTGGCGATTCCGACCAGTTCCAAAGCCAAGGACGCCGCCAAAGTGTTCACCAGCTGGGCCACCTCCAAGGAATACAGCCAGCTCGTGGCCAAGACCGACGGCATCGCCAACGTACCGCCAGGTACGCGCAAGTCGACCTACAGCGACGAATACATGAAAGCCGCACCGTTCGCCAAGGTCACCCTGGAATCGCTGAAAGTCGCGGACCCGACCAAACCGACCCTCAAGCCGGTGCCGTACATCGGTATCCAGCTGGTGACCATTCCTGAATTCCAGGCGATTGGTACCCAGGTCGGCAAGTTCTTCTCGGGCGCGCTGACCGGTCAGCAAACGGTCGATGCCGCACTGACCGCCGCGCAGACCACCACCGAGCGTGAAATGAAGCGGGCCGGTTACCCCAAATAA
- a CDS encoding carbohydrate ABC transporter permease, with translation MNTNTAQVQTAVPDKPRKNRLANPGWFLVSPSVAMLLLWMIVPLGMTLYFSLIRYNLLYPGENEFVGLENFTYFITDSGFLPGATNTLLLVGSVLLISVVFGVLISALLEASEFFGRGVVRVLLISPFFIMPTVGALIWKNLIFHPVSGVLAAVWKLFGAEPVDWLAHYPLLSIIIIVSWQWLPFAILLLMTAMQSLDQEQKEAARLDGAGAIAIFWHLTLPHLARPIAVVVMIETIFLLSVFAEIFTTTNGGPGYASTNLAYLIYNQALVQFDVGMASAGGLIAVVIANIAAIILVRMIGKNLTDKP, from the coding sequence ATGAATACCAACACTGCCCAAGTGCAAACCGCTGTGCCGGACAAGCCGCGCAAAAACCGCCTGGCCAACCCCGGCTGGTTCCTCGTCAGCCCCTCGGTGGCCATGCTGTTGCTGTGGATGATCGTGCCACTGGGCATGACCCTGTACTTTTCGCTGATCCGCTACAACCTGCTCTACCCCGGCGAAAACGAATTCGTGGGGCTGGAAAACTTCACCTACTTCATCACCGACTCGGGCTTCCTGCCCGGCGCCACCAACACGTTGTTGCTGGTGGGCAGCGTGCTGCTGATCAGCGTGGTGTTCGGCGTACTCATCAGCGCCTTGCTGGAGGCCAGCGAGTTCTTCGGCCGCGGCGTAGTGCGGGTGTTGCTGATTTCGCCGTTCTTCATCATGCCCACCGTCGGTGCGCTGATCTGGAAGAACCTGATTTTCCACCCGGTGTCGGGCGTGCTCGCCGCCGTGTGGAAGCTGTTTGGCGCCGAGCCGGTGGACTGGCTGGCACACTACCCGCTGCTGTCGATCATCATCATTGTGTCGTGGCAATGGCTGCCCTTCGCCATTTTGCTGCTGATGACCGCCATGCAGTCCCTCGACCAGGAACAGAAGGAAGCTGCGCGCCTGGACGGTGCGGGCGCCATCGCGATTTTCTGGCACCTCACCCTGCCCCACCTGGCCCGCCCGATTGCCGTGGTGGTGATGATCGAAACGATCTTTTTGCTCTCGGTATTCGCCGAAATCTTTACCACCACCAACGGTGGCCCGGGCTACGCGTCAACCAACCTCGCCTACCTGATCTACAACCAGGCGCTGGTGCAATTCGACGTGGGCATGGCGTCTGCCGGCGGCTTGATTGCCGTGGTCATCGCCAATATCGCGGCGATCATCCTGGTGCGGATGATCGGCAAAAACCTGACTGACAAGCCTTGA
- a CDS encoding carbohydrate ABC transporter permease produces MTLQQSRRLQSLLLGTLAWAIAILIFFPIFWMVLTSFKTEIDAFATPPQFIFTPTLENYLHINERSNYFAYAWNSVVISFSATALCLLISVPAAYSMAFYETQRTKGTLLWMLSTKMLPPVGVLMPIYLLAKSFGLLDTRIALIIIYTLINLPIVVWMVYTYFKDIPKDILEAARLDGATLWQEMVRVLLPIAKGGLASTVLLSLILCWNEAFWSLNLTSSNAAPLTALIASYSSPEGLFWAKLSAVSTLACAPILIFGWISQKQLVRGLSFGAVK; encoded by the coding sequence ATGACGCTTCAACAATCCCGCCGCCTGCAAAGCCTGTTGCTCGGCACCCTGGCCTGGGCCATCGCGATCCTGATTTTCTTCCCGATCTTCTGGATGGTGCTGACCAGCTTTAAAACCGAAATCGACGCGTTCGCCACGCCGCCGCAGTTCATCTTCACGCCGACGCTGGAGAACTACCTGCACATCAACGAGCGCAGCAACTACTTCGCCTACGCCTGGAACTCGGTAGTGATTTCCTTCAGCGCCACCGCCCTGTGCCTGCTGATTTCGGTGCCGGCCGCCTACTCCATGGCGTTCTACGAAACCCAGCGCACCAAGGGTACGCTGTTGTGGATGCTGTCTACCAAGATGCTGCCGCCGGTGGGCGTGCTGATGCCGATCTACCTGCTGGCCAAGAGCTTTGGCCTGCTGGACACGCGCATTGCGCTGATCATCATCTACACGCTGATCAACCTGCCGATTGTGGTGTGGATGGTTTACACCTACTTCAAGGACATCCCCAAGGACATCCTCGAAGCCGCGCGCCTGGATGGCGCCACCCTCTGGCAGGAAATGGTTCGCGTGCTGCTGCCGATCGCCAAGGGCGGGCTGGCCTCCACCGTGTTGCTGTCGCTGATCCTGTGCTGGAACGAGGCGTTCTGGTCGCTGAACCTGACCTCCTCCAACGCCGCGCCGCTGACCGCGCTGATTGCTTCGTACTCCAGCCCTGAAGGGTTGTTCTGGGCCAAATTGTCCGCCGTGTCGACCCTGGCCTGTGCGCCGATCCTGATCTTTGGCTGGATCAGCCAGAAGCAGCTGGTGCGCGGTTTGTCCTTCGGCGCCGTGAAATAA
- a CDS encoding glycosyltransferase encodes MNQPATKVLVIGYVWPEPRSSAAGGHMMQILQSFLDSGWAITFSSPATLGEHKADLPALGIAECAIELNNSSFDDFIRELAPDIVLFDRFMMEEQFGWRVEKCCPDALRVLETSDLQSLRDARHQRFKDHLKAHPDRDDFTALFTPALEEEFLLMADTDLAKREIAAIYRCDISLMISDVEIRLLTDHFKVPAALLHWCPLMLEPPVKPFAPFEDRAHFLSIGNFRHAPNWDAVLWMKNSLWPLIRQQLPGAQLHIYGAYTPPKATALHNPAQGFHVMNWAEDALQVMTAARICLAPLRFGAGIKGKLADAMLCGTPNITTPIGAEAMGNDQPWPGVIEHSAPALAAAAVALYQDRARWTQAQEDGRQLLAHRYDQSLHGPALVACLERCRRDLDAHRRRNFTGSMLRHHAHKSTQYMSQWIEAKNRVI; translated from the coding sequence ATGAATCAGCCCGCCACCAAAGTCCTGGTCATTGGTTACGTCTGGCCGGAACCCCGTTCCTCGGCCGCCGGCGGGCACATGATGCAGATTCTGCAGAGTTTTCTCGACAGCGGCTGGGCCATCACCTTCAGCAGCCCGGCAACCCTTGGCGAGCACAAGGCCGACCTGCCCGCGCTGGGTATTGCCGAGTGCGCCATCGAGCTGAATAACAGCAGTTTCGACGATTTTATCCGCGAGCTGGCCCCGGACATCGTGCTGTTCGACCGTTTCATGATGGAAGAGCAATTCGGCTGGCGCGTGGAAAAATGCTGCCCCGATGCCCTGCGCGTGCTGGAAACCTCTGACCTGCAAAGCCTGCGTGACGCGCGGCACCAGCGCTTCAAGGACCACCTCAAGGCCCATCCCGACCGCGACGACTTCACCGCGCTGTTTACTCCCGCGCTGGAGGAAGAGTTCCTGCTGATGGCCGACACCGACCTGGCCAAACGCGAAATCGCCGCGATTTACCGCTGCGATATCAGCTTGATGATCTCCGACGTGGAAATCCGCCTGCTCACCGATCACTTCAAAGTGCCCGCCGCCCTGCTCCACTGGTGCCCGTTGATGCTGGAACCGCCGGTGAAGCCCTTCGCGCCGTTTGAAGACCGTGCGCACTTTTTGAGCATCGGCAATTTCCGCCACGCGCCCAATTGGGACGCGGTGCTCTGGATGAAAAACAGCCTGTGGCCGCTGATCCGCCAGCAATTGCCGGGAGCGCAACTGCACATCTACGGTGCCTACACGCCGCCCAAGGCCACCGCCCTGCACAATCCGGCCCAGGGGTTTCATGTAATGAACTGGGCGGAAGATGCCCTGCAGGTCATGACCGCGGCGCGTATCTGCCTGGCGCCGTTGCGCTTTGGTGCCGGCATCAAGGGCAAGCTCGCGGATGCCATGCTCTGCGGCACGCCGAATATCACCACACCCATCGGCGCCGAAGCCATGGGCAACGATCAGCCGTGGCCGGGGGTGATCGAACACAGCGCCCCGGCCCTGGCGGCTGCGGCGGTGGCGCTGTATCAGGACCGCGCACGTTGGACCCAGGCCCAGGAAGACGGCCGCCAGCTGCTGGCGCACCGCTACGACCAAAGCTTGCACGGCCCGGCGCTGGTGGCCTGCCTGGAGCGTTGCCGCCGCGACCTGGACGCCCATCGCCGGCGCAACTTTACCGGCAGCATGTTGCGCCACCATGCGCATAAAAGTACCCAGTACATGTCCCAGTGGATCGAGGCAAAAAACCGTGTGATTTGA
- a CDS encoding AraC family transcriptional regulator codes for MTRATRITDPSYELMDDHNGLSIIYRQHGFPCPLVRWHFHKEYELHLIVASSGKVFIGDYIGNFYPESLFLTGPNLPHNWISQVEEDEVVPKRDMLVNFTDELFESGSQIFAELRTLAPLLERAQYGIEFRCKKTIAQAMSLMQRIEDAQGMARLGHFFILLDVLSACEDYQLLSGVTTPQLADEHSIDRTNRAVDYIFAHYARELSLEEVAEYLGMKPTYFSRVFKQATGRTFIEFVNRLRISKSCELLADGDKAVTDVCFESGFNNISNFNRRFQQLKGMTPSHYRRLAVQRLTEQNLA; via the coding sequence ATGACCCGAGCAACGCGTATCACCGACCCTTCCTACGAGCTGATGGACGACCATAACGGCCTGTCCATCATCTATCGCCAGCACGGCTTCCCCTGCCCGCTGGTGCGCTGGCACTTCCACAAGGAATACGAGCTGCACCTGATCGTCGCCAGCTCCGGCAAGGTGTTTATCGGCGACTACATCGGCAACTTCTATCCCGAAAGCCTGTTCCTCACCGGCCCCAACCTGCCGCACAACTGGATCAGCCAGGTGGAGGAAGACGAGGTGGTGCCCAAGCGCGACATGCTGGTGAACTTCACCGACGAACTGTTCGAAAGCGGCAGCCAGATCTTCGCCGAACTCAGGACCCTCGCGCCGCTGCTGGAACGCGCGCAATACGGCATCGAGTTTCGCTGCAAAAAAACCATTGCCCAGGCCATGAGCCTGATGCAACGCATCGAAGACGCCCAGGGCATGGCGCGGCTGGGGCACTTCTTCATCCTGCTGGACGTGCTGAGCGCGTGTGAGGACTATCAGTTGCTGTCCGGCGTGACCACGCCGCAACTGGCGGACGAACACAGCATCGACCGCACCAACCGCGCGGTGGATTACATCTTTGCGCACTACGCGCGGGAATTGTCACTGGAAGAAGTCGCGGAATACCTGGGGATGAAACCGACGTATTTTTCACGGGTATTCAAACAGGCGACCGGGCGTACGTTTATTGAGTTTGTTAATCGGCTGCGTATCAGCAAGTCCTGCGAGTTGCTGGCCGACGGCGATAAAGCCGTGACGGATGTGTGCTTTGAGTCAGGCTTCAACAACATCTCCAACTTCAACCGGCGCTTTCAGCAGCTCAAGGGCATGACCCCTTCCCACTATCGCCGCCTGGCGGTTCAGCGTTTGACGGAGCAGAACCTGGCCTGA